In Sebastes umbrosus isolate fSebUmb1 chromosome 7, fSebUmb1.pri, whole genome shotgun sequence, the sequence TAtaatcacactcacacacacatacataaaagaCACACAGGCCTTGTAGTGCAGGAGCAAGAGAGGGTCTGagagctgtgttttttttctttttcttttgccaaaCCCTCCGAAGGTCAACGGAGGATGAAGTCAATATTTGTCGTTATCAAGGCCACAAAGAGGGCACAGACATGTAGTGATGGCTGGGATAAGGTCGCCCTATTGTTGGCTTGCTGAACCCCACTAGGGGGGCGAACAGTGGTCCGGGGGGTGCACTTGTGCTTCCTCCGCGTGACGGTGCCGTCTGGGGACGTGTGGTCATGTTTGCCCCCGTCTGAGAAATCTGGGGAGGAATCCTCCTTGTCTGCCATGACCTCTTTTGAGTGGTGAACCTCATTGTCACCCTTCCCCTTGCTCACCCTGATGCGAGGCTTCGTGCAGTTCCGAGAACGGCCGGGCCTCGAAGGGTGCACTAGGTGGGTCTGCCCCCCAGAGCCCACCACTACACCGCGATTCATAGACGGATTCACCGTGCCAGATAAATTATTAGTCTGGGCTCTGGACTCCGAATTCGGTACAGTTGGTGAACAGTTGGGGAAGTCCTCCCTGCGCAGCTCCTTGAGGTCTTTCCCAACCATATCATCCGGCGCCTGGCAACCCACAGAAGACGTGGAACCTCGAAAACGCTTCAGCCATTCCCATAGTGACAGGGCCTTGCAGTCACACGACCAGGGGTTGTCGTTGAGGCGCAGGTATTCCAATGCGGGCAGTGTCTCCAGGCACTGTCCAGACAGCTCGATCAGGGTGTTGTTGAACAGGTAGAGGGTGGTCAGACGTTTCAGGTCGTGGAAGGCCAG encodes:
- the rtn4rl1b gene encoding reticulon-4 receptor-like 1b, which produces MFQRGCGLEFLLVLCGLEFSWSCPRHCICYTAPSTVSCQAHNFLSVPEGIPPDSERIFLQNNKIHRLLGGHFSTNTVTLWIYSNNITYIEPSTFHGFTLLEELDLGDNRHLRTLAEDTFHGLSRLNALHLYRCGLSSIPNKIFQGLRNLQYLYLQENHLKFLQDDTFKDLHNLSHLFLHGNRLWSLNQNTFRGLRALDRLLLHQNQIEWIDRLAFHDLKRLTTLYLFNNTLIELSGQCLETLPALEYLRLNDNPWSCDCKALSLWEWLKRFRGSTSSVGCQAPDDMVGKDLKELRREDFPNCSPTVPNSESRAQTNNLSGTVNPSMNRGVVVGSGGQTHLVHPSRPGRSRNCTKPRIRVSKGKGDNEVHHSKEVMADKEDSSPDFSDGGKHDHTSPDGTVTRRKHKCTPRTTVRPPSGVQQANNRATLSQPSLHVCALFVALITTNIDFILR